A genomic window from Silene latifolia isolate original U9 population chromosome 11, ASM4854445v1, whole genome shotgun sequence includes:
- the LOC141614322 gene encoding secreted RxLR effector protein 161-like gives MGIADVILGIKIKRTNLGISSSQSHYIEKVLKKFNCENSSIAHSPMEANIRLMPNTGLTISQLKYSQVIGCLMYAMTSTRPDIAYAVGRLSRYTSNPSSHHWSVVMHVLKFLKNTKDFALTFSGNPSVLEGYSDASWITNPEDNSSTSGWVFLLEGGAISWASKKQTCIMTSTMESEFVALAAAGKEAEWLRNLVHDKRIHLCETWSIADFGSFVGLKLLYAHERIRILGL, from the exons ATGGGCATAGCGGATGTGATTCTCGGAATAAAGATTAAAAGAACTAATCTTGGAATATCCTCGTCACAATCTCACTACATTGAGAAAGTGCTTAAGAAGTTTAATTGTGAGAATAGCAGCATTGCTCATTCACCAATGGAAGCAAATATAAGGTTAATGCCTAATACGGGATTAACAATTTCACAATTAAAGTATTCTCAAGTCATAGGATGCTTAATGTATGCTATGACAAGTACTCGACCGGATATTGCATATGCAGTTGGAAGGTTGAGTAGATACACAAGCAATCCAAGTAGTCATCATTGGAGTGTGGTAATGCATGTCTTAAAGTTTCTTAAGAATACTAAAGATTTTGCATTAACCTTTAGTGGGAATCCTTCGGTTCTAGAAGGGTACTCGGATGCTAGTTGGATCACAAATCCTGAAGATAATTCTTCAACTAGTGGTTGGGTATTTTTGCTTGAGGGAGGTGCCATTTCTTGGGCTTCTAAGAAGCAAACATGCATCATGACATCCACTATGGAGTCGGAATTTGTAGCTTTGGCAGCAGCCGGAAAAGAGGCAGAATGGCTTAGGAATTTG GTACATGATAAAAGAATTCACTTATGTGAGACGTGGAGTATAGCCGACTTCGGAAGCTTTGTTGGACTCAAGCTTTTATACGCTCATGAGAGGATTAGGATACTAGGCTTGTAA